A window from Alkalicoccobacillus plakortidis encodes these proteins:
- the lpdA gene encoding dihydrolipoyl dehydrogenase, which produces MSTYEIAIIGGGPGGYVAAIRAAKLGKKVAIVESKQLGGTCLNRGCIPSKTLLRHAEIIEQIEKAKDWGIETGPITLSLDKMLARKDQVIDKLRSGIDYLMNQGNIDVYSGLGEVQENGHIQIQSGADQTTISASKIIVATGSSPVPPPIPGMDSARYFTSDTIFDIAKIPESIVIIGGGIIGVEFACIFASLKVQVTIVEMGDRIIPSEDAEASKLLAKTLKKKGVRILNSTKVTELKQHETGQYVQIESAKGKTETLDTEDILVCVGRKPNLQAISQLNLAMNGPFVKVDERMQTSQTNVYAVGDLIGGWQLAHAASAEGLVAASNAAGVPESIQGKIIPRCVYTSPEVASVGLSEAEALARGLNVKVVKTDLAPNGKALAMGETEGFVKLIADKKHGEIIGVTMVGSHVTEMISEPTAFMHLEGTVEELVSMVHAHPTISEALYEAAGSWLGMGVHS; this is translated from the coding sequence GTGTCGACATATGAAATTGCGATAATAGGTGGAGGACCGGGTGGCTATGTGGCCGCTATCCGAGCAGCAAAGCTTGGAAAAAAGGTCGCAATCGTTGAAAGTAAACAGCTAGGTGGAACGTGTCTGAACCGAGGATGTATCCCATCCAAAACACTGCTTAGGCATGCTGAGATTATTGAACAAATTGAAAAAGCAAAGGACTGGGGAATAGAAACAGGTCCAATTACTCTGTCTTTGGACAAGATGCTTGCAAGGAAGGATCAAGTCATCGATAAACTCCGTTCTGGAATTGACTATTTAATGAATCAAGGAAATATAGATGTTTATTCAGGATTAGGTGAGGTTCAGGAAAATGGGCACATACAGATCCAATCAGGTGCAGATCAAACAACCATTTCTGCAAGCAAGATAATTGTGGCAACTGGATCAAGTCCAGTTCCACCTCCTATTCCCGGTATGGATTCAGCTCGTTATTTTACAAGCGATACTATATTTGACATAGCAAAAATACCTGAATCGATTGTCATCATAGGTGGAGGCATAATAGGTGTGGAATTTGCGTGTATCTTCGCAAGCCTTAAGGTCCAGGTAACCATTGTTGAGATGGGTGATCGAATCATTCCAAGTGAAGATGCCGAAGCATCTAAGCTTCTAGCGAAAACCTTAAAGAAAAAAGGAGTGCGCATCCTTAACAGTACAAAGGTTACCGAGCTGAAGCAACATGAGACAGGACAATATGTGCAGATTGAGTCTGCTAAAGGTAAAACCGAGACTCTCGATACAGAAGATATTTTGGTTTGTGTAGGTAGGAAACCAAACCTTCAAGCCATATCTCAGCTAAATTTAGCGATGAATGGGCCTTTTGTGAAAGTGGATGAGAGGATGCAAACAAGTCAAACGAATGTGTATGCTGTGGGCGATCTAATAGGAGGCTGGCAACTAGCTCATGCGGCGAGTGCAGAAGGTCTCGTTGCAGCATCTAATGCAGCCGGAGTACCCGAATCAATACAAGGGAAAATTATTCCGCGCTGCGTGTACACAAGCCCTGAGGTAGCAAGTGTTGGTTTGTCTGAAGCAGAAGCACTGGCACGGGGGTTGAATGTAAAAGTAGTAAAAACAGATCTTGCGCCTAACGGAAAAGCATTGGCTATGGGTGAAACTGAAGGGTTTGTTAAGTTAATTGCTGATAAAAAGCATGGGGAAATAATTGGAGTGACCATGGTTGGGTCTCATGTCACAGAAATGATATCAGAACCAACTGCCTTTATGCATCTTGAAGGAACGGTCGAGGAGCTTGTTTCAATGGTCCATGCCCACCCAACCATATCTGAAGCATTGTACGAAGCCGCAGGATCTTGGCTTGGCATGGGAGTTCATAGTTAA
- a CDS encoding NAD(P)H-dependent oxidoreductase: protein MLGINRKLAELEQQGKVINVGLVGAGQMGRGMVAQIEGMKGMRVVITADIQVENAINAYKKAGVNPDQIVQTTNLEDAESAVRLGKVVSTSSSKLVTSLPSVDVVVDATGVPDIGARIAWDTIMNKKHIVMLNVEADVTVGPLLKQLADSSGVVYTGSAGDEPGAVMELNDLADASGFEVIALGKGKNNPLNLEANPDSTAQVAAEKGASPKMIASFQDGSKTMVEMTAVANATGFLPDKPGMNGLTGEVKDLPAMFRFIADGGQVENKQIVEFVNGVAPGVFAIIASDQEEVNHEMKYLSMGDGPYYVLYRPYHLTSLETPISVARAYFYQEATIAPWKGLVAETVTVAKRDLEVGEHLDSIGGFTVYGSILKAEEAREQDLLPLGLVDRNVRVNRSIKKGEYIS, encoded by the coding sequence ATGTTAGGCATTAATAGAAAACTAGCAGAACTAGAACAGCAAGGCAAAGTAATAAACGTAGGACTAGTAGGAGCAGGCCAAATGGGAAGAGGTATGGTCGCTCAAATTGAGGGTATGAAGGGAATGCGAGTAGTTATTACCGCTGATATTCAAGTTGAAAATGCTATCAACGCCTATAAAAAAGCAGGCGTTAACCCAGATCAGATCGTGCAGACAACAAATCTAGAGGATGCTGAGTCAGCTGTTCGTTTAGGAAAAGTAGTAAGCACATCTTCTTCTAAGCTAGTTACATCACTTCCATCTGTTGATGTAGTGGTAGATGCAACGGGTGTTCCAGATATTGGTGCTAGAATTGCTTGGGATACCATTATGAATAAGAAGCATATTGTCATGTTGAACGTAGAAGCAGATGTAACGGTTGGACCGTTATTAAAACAGTTAGCCGATTCAAGCGGGGTGGTATATACAGGATCAGCGGGCGATGAGCCAGGTGCAGTAATGGAGCTAAATGATTTGGCTGACGCTAGTGGATTTGAGGTTATTGCGCTAGGGAAAGGGAAAAACAATCCACTTAATCTAGAAGCAAACCCTGACTCGACTGCTCAGGTCGCAGCTGAAAAAGGAGCAAGTCCTAAAATGATTGCGTCCTTCCAAGATGGGTCAAAAACGATGGTTGAGATGACGGCTGTAGCGAATGCCACAGGATTTTTGCCAGACAAACCTGGTATGAACGGCTTAACGGGTGAGGTGAAAGATTTGCCAGCAATGTTCCGCTTCATTGCTGATGGGGGACAAGTTGAGAATAAACAAATTGTTGAATTTGTAAATGGTGTTGCGCCTGGAGTGTTCGCCATTATTGCATCGGATCAAGAAGAAGTAAATCATGAGATGAAATATTTAAGCATGGGGGACGGACCCTATTACGTATTATACCGTCCTTATCATCTAACAAGTCTGGAAACACCAATCTCTGTTGCGCGAGCCTATTTTTATCAGGAAGCAACCATCGCCCCTTGGAAAGGACTTGTTGCTGAAACGGTTACAGTTGCAAAAAGGGATTTAGAAGTTGGAGAACATTTAGACAGTATCGGTGGATTCACTGTTTATGGAAGTATTTTGAAAGCAGAAGAGGCTAGAGAACAAGATTTATTACCTCTTGGACTTGTTGATCGAAATGTGCGTGTCAATCGTTCTATTAAAAAGGGTGAATATATTTCGTAA
- a CDS encoding PTS glucitol/sorbitol transporter subunit IIA, translating to MEQTKTTVYQSEIIELGSQTGIFLEENMLVIFNETVPADLKDISAIHKKTELLHHVVVGDTLQIQDNHYKILFVGEKANETLRDLGHCTIEFSGKSFSDLPGTLCVEKKVAPNLEIGGKIAIYRG from the coding sequence ATGGAACAAACGAAGACAACTGTTTATCAATCTGAAATTATTGAACTAGGTTCACAGACTGGTATTTTTTTAGAAGAAAATATGTTGGTCATTTTTAATGAAACAGTCCCTGCTGATTTAAAGGATATCTCTGCGATTCATAAAAAAACAGAGCTTTTACACCACGTTGTAGTTGGTGATACGTTGCAAATACAGGACAACCATTACAAAATTTTGTTTGTAGGGGAAAAGGCTAACGAGACGTTAAGAGATCTTGGTCATTGCACGATTGAGTTCAGCGGCAAGTCATTCTCTGATTTGCCAGGAACCTTGTGTGTTGAGAAAAAAGTTGCTCCAAATCTAGAAATCGGTGGAAAGATTGCTATATATAGAGGCTAA
- the nirB gene encoding nitrite reductase large subunit NirB, translating to MLKQKIILIGNGMAGVRTLEEIIKKDPNKFEITVFGEEPHPNYNRILLSSVLQGDASIDSIVLNSYEWYEENQIELFTGDTVVKVDTKSQTVISQNGISRHYDQLIFATGSNPFMLPLPGADKEGVIAFRNIKDCETMIDTAKNYKKAAVIGGGLLGLEAARGLLNLDMEVEVIHIADYLMERQLDDQAGRMLKEELEEQGMKFRLNAHTERLTGKKRVDGVLFKDGSKLDADLVVMAVGIKPNVALAKEAGLETNRAIVVNDYMQTSVQNVYAVGECAEHSGIVYGLVAPLYEQGKALAEHICANDTLIEPGYQGSIVYTQLKVSGVDVFSAGRFQDGEKTKSIRVHDEFEGIFKKVVVEDNKVIGAVLFGDTSDSPRLLTMMRNGQDISKMSKVAILPSENESDEKESVVVAMADSETICGCNGVSKGDIVKAINEQGLTTVDQVKACTNASRSCGGCKPLVAELLSVTTGEEASSQKEPICGCSDLSHEEVAAEIRDKGLNYVREVMNVLGWTTENGCSKCRPAVNYYLGLNNPIEYEDDSTSKFVNERLHANIQNDGTFSVVPRMYGGVTNSEQLRKIADVADKYQVPLLKVTGGQRIDLLGIAKEDLPKVWTDLGMRSGYAYGKSIRTVKTCVGENFCRFGTQDSIGLGIQIEKKYEGLSTPHKVKMAVSACPRNCAESGIKDIGIVGVEGAWEIYVGGNGGVDLRSAELFAKVHTDQEVLDTISSFLQFYREDARYLERTSHWVERVGLDHIKKALENEEKRAQLIERVELALTKQQDPWSDVLESKDKQESLYEKKEVEVTN from the coding sequence ATCTTGAAGCAAAAGATCATCTTAATTGGGAATGGAATGGCAGGCGTTCGAACTTTAGAGGAAATCATCAAAAAAGATCCAAATAAATTTGAGATTACTGTTTTTGGTGAAGAACCACATCCAAACTATAATCGAATTCTTTTATCATCTGTCTTGCAAGGAGATGCAAGCATAGACAGTATTGTTCTAAACAGCTACGAATGGTATGAAGAAAATCAAATTGAACTCTTTACAGGAGACACAGTCGTAAAGGTTGATACTAAGTCTCAAACGGTGATAAGCCAAAATGGAATAAGTCGTCACTATGATCAATTGATTTTTGCAACAGGGTCGAATCCATTTATGCTTCCGCTTCCAGGAGCAGATAAAGAGGGTGTCATCGCCTTCCGTAATATAAAAGACTGCGAAACAATGATAGACACAGCCAAAAATTATAAAAAAGCTGCTGTTATTGGCGGTGGATTACTTGGTTTAGAAGCAGCTCGAGGTTTATTAAATTTAGATATGGAAGTGGAAGTCATTCATATCGCTGATTATCTAATGGAAAGACAACTAGATGATCAAGCAGGAAGAATGTTGAAAGAAGAATTAGAAGAGCAGGGTATGAAGTTCCGACTCAATGCTCACACCGAACGACTAACGGGGAAAAAGCGAGTAGATGGTGTGCTCTTTAAGGATGGATCAAAGCTTGACGCAGACTTAGTTGTGATGGCTGTAGGGATTAAACCAAATGTAGCACTTGCTAAGGAAGCAGGATTAGAGACTAATCGCGCTATAGTCGTTAATGATTATATGCAGACATCCGTTCAAAACGTTTATGCTGTCGGTGAGTGCGCTGAACATAGTGGAATTGTTTATGGTCTTGTTGCGCCGTTATATGAGCAAGGCAAAGCTTTGGCTGAACATATCTGTGCCAATGACACATTAATAGAGCCGGGATATCAAGGATCTATTGTTTATACGCAACTGAAGGTATCAGGAGTAGATGTATTCTCTGCTGGACGATTCCAAGATGGCGAGAAGACAAAGTCCATTCGTGTTCACGATGAATTTGAAGGAATCTTTAAAAAGGTAGTAGTAGAAGATAACAAGGTCATTGGAGCTGTATTATTTGGAGATACATCTGATTCACCAAGATTGCTAACAATGATGAGAAACGGGCAAGATATTTCAAAAATGAGTAAGGTAGCCATTCTTCCATCTGAAAACGAATCAGATGAAAAGGAAAGTGTTGTTGTTGCGATGGCTGATAGTGAGACCATCTGTGGATGTAATGGAGTATCAAAAGGTGACATTGTAAAAGCGATAAATGAGCAGGGCTTAACAACTGTAGATCAAGTCAAGGCTTGTACAAATGCTTCTCGTTCATGTGGTGGATGTAAACCACTTGTTGCTGAACTACTCTCTGTCACCACTGGAGAAGAGGCTTCGTCTCAGAAAGAGCCAATCTGTGGATGTTCCGATCTTTCTCATGAAGAAGTGGCAGCTGAGATTCGTGATAAGGGATTAAACTATGTCAGAGAAGTGATGAATGTACTAGGGTGGACCACAGAAAATGGGTGCTCTAAATGCCGTCCTGCCGTGAACTACTACTTAGGTTTAAATAATCCAATTGAATATGAGGACGATTCAACATCTAAATTTGTGAACGAACGATTACACGCTAATATCCAGAATGACGGAACATTCTCTGTTGTACCAAGAATGTATGGTGGCGTAACAAATTCTGAACAACTACGAAAAATTGCAGATGTAGCAGATAAATATCAAGTGCCTCTACTTAAGGTAACGGGTGGACAACGGATCGACTTGCTTGGTATTGCTAAGGAAGATCTTCCTAAGGTATGGACGGATCTAGGCATGCGTTCTGGTTATGCATACGGGAAATCAATAAGAACCGTAAAAACATGTGTAGGAGAGAATTTCTGCCGCTTTGGAACTCAGGATTCAATCGGTTTAGGTATACAAATCGAGAAAAAATATGAAGGATTAAGTACGCCGCATAAGGTGAAGATGGCTGTATCTGCCTGCCCACGTAATTGTGCAGAGTCTGGAATCAAAGATATAGGAATTGTTGGTGTTGAAGGAGCCTGGGAAATTTATGTTGGTGGTAATGGTGGTGTAGACCTTCGAAGTGCAGAACTGTTTGCGAAGGTTCATACAGACCAGGAAGTATTGGATACAATTAGTTCATTTCTGCAATTCTATCGTGAAGATGCTAGATATCTAGAGCGTACTTCTCACTGGGTAGAACGTGTTGGATTAGATCACATCAAAAAAGCACTTGAAAATGAAGAGAAACGTGCGCAGCTTATTGAGCGTGTAGAACTTGCATTAACAAAACAACAGGATCCTTGGAGTGATGTTCTGGAAAGCAAAGATAAGCAGGAATCCCTTTATGAAAAGAAAGAAGTAGAAGTAACTAACTAA
- a CDS encoding bh protein, which produces MKTSQMEADLYCIHCKEEVLHEITYVNNQLKSIECLECRHDLEIVMDLNKEFYEETQKRVVTKPKRMTQEYREDLSRFLFSLPVRVISKPYRLFKDMKQSRHVIKEFDQEKDDR; this is translated from the coding sequence ATGAAAACAAGTCAGATGGAAGCCGATCTTTATTGCATTCATTGTAAAGAGGAAGTTCTTCATGAAATTACGTATGTAAATAATCAATTAAAAAGTATTGAGTGTTTAGAGTGTCGTCATGACCTTGAAATTGTCATGGATCTTAATAAAGAATTTTATGAAGAAACACAAAAACGTGTGGTAACCAAACCAAAACGAATGACGCAAGAATATCGTGAAGATCTTAGTCGGTTTTTATTCTCTCTGCCTGTAAGGGTTATTAGCAAGCCATACCGTTTGTTTAAAGATATGAAACAATCTCGTCATGTAATAAAAGAGTTTGATCAAGAAAAGGATGACCGCTGA
- the cobA gene encoding uroporphyrinogen-III C-methyltransferase has product MKQGCVYFVGAGPGDLELITVKGLRLIQKADVIIFDRLVNPFLLTETNKNAKLIYCGKQPCKHTLRQEDIQKELLIHAKRGLNVVRLKGGDPSIFGRVGEEAEQCARHHIKYEIIPGITSGSAASIYSGVPLTHRSLSGSYATVTGHTCTKEGKPTVNWESLANAVDTIVFYMGIRHLRTITEELIRHGMDKETPMLIVQWGTYSKQRSVEGTLVTIANQAELIGIENPAVIIVGNVIKMRSKLKWFEDKPLAGLGILNPTNELNNDVDYLKQNGADIYQYPFLNRVNNNKRDQIVLTRLVEDQHINTILLNSVQDCVEFFEYIDLSGIQRSQLFDYRWICKGLETSISLAAHGYTADRIIDETETEQSFVKAFIPGVDHVVEHEA; this is encoded by the coding sequence ATGAAACAAGGCTGTGTGTATTTTGTCGGCGCGGGACCTGGAGATCTAGAACTAATCACTGTTAAGGGCTTACGATTAATTCAAAAAGCGGATGTTATTATTTTCGATCGGCTTGTTAACCCTTTTTTACTTACAGAAACAAATAAGAACGCAAAGTTAATCTATTGTGGGAAGCAGCCCTGTAAGCATACACTGCGACAGGAAGATATTCAAAAAGAATTGTTAATTCACGCAAAAAGGGGTTTAAATGTTGTTCGGTTAAAGGGAGGCGATCCTTCGATTTTTGGTAGGGTTGGTGAAGAGGCTGAGCAATGTGCCCGGCATCATATAAAGTATGAAATTATACCCGGTATTACATCTGGTAGTGCAGCAAGCATCTACTCTGGGGTCCCATTAACACATCGAAGTCTATCTGGATCCTATGCGACTGTCACTGGTCATACCTGTACAAAGGAAGGTAAGCCAACTGTTAACTGGGAGTCACTTGCGAATGCTGTTGATACAATCGTGTTTTATATGGGAATTCGACATCTTCGAACAATAACGGAAGAATTAATTAGGCATGGTATGGATAAAGAGACTCCGATGTTAATTGTACAGTGGGGAACGTACAGTAAGCAAAGGTCGGTCGAGGGAACTCTTGTAACGATAGCTAATCAAGCAGAATTGATAGGCATTGAAAATCCAGCAGTGATCATAGTGGGTAATGTAATCAAGATGAGAAGTAAGCTTAAGTGGTTTGAAGATAAGCCGCTAGCTGGTTTGGGCATACTTAATCCAACTAACGAGTTAAATAATGACGTTGACTATTTGAAACAAAATGGAGCAGATATCTATCAATATCCTTTTTTGAATAGAGTCAATAATAATAAACGCGATCAGATTGTGTTAACGAGACTAGTTGAAGATCAGCATATCAATACGATTTTACTGAATAGTGTTCAAGACTGCGTTGAATTTTTCGAATATATAGATTTATCTGGAATTCAAAGAAGTCAGTTATTTGACTATAGGTGGATTTGTAAAGGTCTAGAAACGAGCATTAGTTTGGCGGCACATGGATATACAGCAGATCGAATCATTGATGAAACGGAAACGGAACAGTCTTTCGTTAAAGCCTTTATACCGGGAGTAGATCACGTAGTAGAGCATGAAGCCTGA
- a CDS encoding alpha-ketoacid dehydrogenase subunit beta — protein MRELTYLEAVREAMSQEMRANEDVFILGEDIGVYGGAFGVTRGMIEEFGPERIRNTPISEAAISGTAIGAALTGMRPILELQFSDFITIAMDNMVNQAAKLRYMYGGEGKVPMVLRTPAGSGTGAAAQHSQSLEAWMTHVPGLKVVQPSTAYDAKGLLKAAIDDDNPVVFYEHKLCYRTKSDVPEEVYSIPLGKADIKREGSDLTIVATALMVHKSLEAAVELAKEGISVEVVDPRTLVPLDEETIIKSVKKTGRLIVAHEAVKRGGFGGEIASIIAESEAFDYLDAPIKRLGGKAVPIPYNPELEKAAIPQVNDIIEAVKETLKGV, from the coding sequence GTGAGAGAGCTTACGTATTTAGAAGCGGTTAGGGAAGCAATGAGTCAGGAAATGCGAGCGAACGAAGATGTGTTTATTTTAGGTGAGGACATTGGTGTGTATGGTGGAGCGTTTGGCGTGACACGTGGCATGATTGAAGAATTTGGTCCAGAGAGAATTCGTAATACACCGATCTCAGAGGCGGCCATCTCTGGTACAGCAATCGGAGCAGCTTTAACAGGGATGCGTCCAATTTTGGAACTCCAATTCTCTGATTTTATTACGATTGCCATGGATAATATGGTAAATCAGGCAGCCAAGCTTCGCTATATGTATGGAGGAGAAGGTAAGGTCCCGATGGTTTTACGTACTCCTGCAGGCTCAGGAACGGGTGCGGCGGCACAACATTCACAAAGTCTTGAGGCGTGGATGACTCACGTACCTGGGTTAAAAGTAGTACAGCCGTCTACTGCCTATGATGCCAAAGGACTTTTGAAAGCTGCAATCGATGATGATAACCCGGTTGTCTTTTATGAACATAAGTTGTGTTACCGTACAAAAAGTGATGTTCCAGAAGAAGTGTACTCGATTCCGCTCGGCAAGGCAGATATAAAAAGGGAAGGAAGCGATCTTACTATTGTTGCAACAGCATTGATGGTGCATAAATCTCTTGAAGCTGCAGTTGAATTAGCAAAAGAGGGAATTAGTGTGGAAGTAGTTGACCCTCGTACCCTGGTTCCTTTGGATGAAGAAACCATTATTAAATCAGTTAAAAAGACAGGTAGACTTATTGTCGCTCATGAAGCGGTTAAGCGTGGGGGGTTTGGTGGAGAGATTGCTAGTATCATTGCTGAAAGTGAGGCATTTGATTATCTTGACGCACCTATCAAGAGATTAGGCGGTAAGGCTGTTCCGATCCCTTATAATCCAGAGCTTGAAAAAGCCGCAATTCCGCAAGTGAACGACATTATTGAGGCAGTTAAAGAAACGCTAAAAGGTGTGTAA
- a CDS encoding formate/nitrite transporter family protein, translating into MFKDSIDTLNNMAVSKKKQLETSKLRYFLSACLAGAYVGIGIILILSIGAPLAAQSSAVTTLVMGLSFGIALTLVIFAGSELFTGNNMVFTVSTLSGKTTWKDLVQNWIWCYAGNFVGTAALCGLIIGAGVLNGISSGHLLFTLAEKKTSLGSSELFFRGILCNWLVCLAIWTAIRTKNDVAKLILIFWMLFTFIASGYEHSIANMTVLGLAMFYSGGEVVTLGGYLHNIIPVTLGNIVGGGLFVGSIYWLLNTSKRNKQSEKQSNESFRASPIRSAKSL; encoded by the coding sequence TTGTTTAAAGATAGTATCGACACATTAAACAATATGGCAGTTTCAAAGAAAAAACAGCTTGAAACAAGTAAATTACGGTATTTTTTATCAGCGTGTTTAGCAGGTGCCTATGTTGGAATCGGCATTATCCTAATTTTGTCGATTGGAGCGCCTTTAGCAGCTCAGTCTTCAGCCGTTACAACACTTGTTATGGGATTATCTTTTGGTATCGCTCTGACTCTTGTCATTTTTGCAGGTTCAGAACTATTTACAGGTAATAATATGGTTTTTACAGTTAGCACTCTTTCTGGAAAAACAACATGGAAAGACCTGGTGCAAAACTGGATCTGGTGTTATGCGGGAAATTTTGTGGGGACAGCTGCATTATGTGGGTTAATCATCGGGGCAGGGGTTCTGAATGGGATTTCATCTGGACATTTGTTGTTTACTCTAGCTGAAAAGAAGACATCACTTGGAAGCAGTGAGCTGTTTTTTAGAGGTATTCTTTGTAATTGGTTAGTCTGTTTAGCCATTTGGACAGCGATTCGTACCAAAAATGATGTGGCGAAGCTAATTCTAATATTTTGGATGCTGTTTACATTTATAGCTTCAGGCTACGAGCATTCCATTGCTAACATGACGGTACTTGGGCTGGCCATGTTTTACTCTGGTGGAGAGGTTGTAACACTTGGAGGCTACCTACATAATATCATTCCGGTCACGCTTGGGAATATTGTGGGTGGGGGACTTTTTGTAGGAAGTATTTACTGGTTACTTAATACAAGTAAACGAAACAAACAAAGTGAAAAACAGAGTAATGAATCATTTCGAGCATCACCGATTCGGTCAGCTAAATCATTATAA
- a CDS encoding dihydrolipoamide acetyltransferase family protein, with product MPKEIFMPKLSSTMQVGTLLEWFKEEGDSVEIGEPLFEIMTDKINIEVEAYEEGTLLKRYVGEDDEVPVNYVIGYIGRSDEPVPDTSPGVSDSDSQAGAVAKEHPAQVEANDRDRNHDEKVRATPAARRVAKQESVTLSEVDGSGPRGRVQEADVYAHLEQPQIKATPLARKISDEIGIDLGEIEGTGPNGKVYKSDVEAKASTNVTKPITEAKRMKLSGTRKMIAKRMVESAFTAPHVTLTSEVDMSAAMDLRQQLLASIEQQTGKRLSYTEIIAKATANTLTRHPEMNVSLERDEVVYHNDVHIGLAVSIPGGLVVPVIKSTNQKGLTSLTEEAKQLATAARDGKLSPDSMKGGTFTISNLGMYAVDAFTPIINQPESAILGVGRIQEKAVGVNGQIELRPMMSISLSFDHRVIDGAPAAAFLTELKHVLENPYHLLT from the coding sequence ATGCCTAAAGAGATTTTTATGCCAAAGCTGAGTAGTACCATGCAGGTAGGGACATTGCTTGAGTGGTTTAAAGAAGAAGGCGATTCTGTTGAGATTGGAGAGCCTTTATTTGAGATTATGACGGACAAAATTAATATCGAGGTTGAGGCATACGAAGAAGGAACACTGCTTAAGCGTTATGTAGGCGAAGACGACGAAGTACCTGTTAATTACGTCATAGGCTATATTGGTCGTTCTGATGAACCTGTTCCCGACACATCACCCGGTGTCTCAGACTCAGATTCACAAGCAGGGGCGGTTGCAAAAGAGCATCCAGCTCAAGTTGAAGCAAATGATAGAGACAGAAACCATGATGAAAAAGTAAGAGCTACTCCTGCAGCCAGAAGAGTCGCTAAACAAGAGAGTGTAACATTGAGTGAAGTAGATGGCAGTGGTCCAAGAGGACGAGTGCAGGAAGCAGATGTTTATGCACATCTTGAACAGCCTCAAATAAAAGCAACCCCGCTTGCTCGTAAGATCTCAGATGAAATAGGTATAGATCTAGGTGAGATTGAAGGTACAGGACCAAATGGCAAGGTATATAAATCAGATGTAGAAGCAAAGGCATCGACAAATGTAACGAAACCAATTACAGAAGCCAAACGAATGAAGCTTAGCGGGACGCGAAAAATGATAGCCAAACGAATGGTGGAGAGTGCATTTACAGCTCCTCACGTTACATTAACAAGTGAAGTGGATATGTCGGCAGCAATGGATCTCAGGCAGCAGCTACTTGCATCAATTGAACAGCAAACGGGCAAACGCCTATCTTATACAGAGATTATTGCAAAAGCAACGGCGAATACATTAACTCGTCACCCGGAAATGAATGTTTCTCTTGAGCGGGATGAAGTCGTATATCATAACGATGTTCACATTGGACTCGCTGTATCTATACCAGGTGGGCTCGTTGTTCCTGTTATTAAAAGCACCAATCAAAAGGGTCTCACGTCACTAACAGAAGAGGCTAAGCAATTAGCAACTGCGGCTAGGGATGGAAAGCTTAGTCCGGATTCAATGAAAGGTGGAACATTTACCATCAGTAATCTAGGGATGTATGCAGTGGACGCCTTTACACCAATTATTAACCAACCCGAATCAGCTATTCTTGGAGTAGGAAGAATACAAGAAAAGGCTGTTGGTGTAAATGGTCAAATCGAGCTTCGTCCAATGATGAGCATCAGTCTTTCCTTTGATCATCGTGTCATTGATGGGGCACCTGCTGCGGCATTTTTGACCGAGTTAAAACATGTTCTTGAGAATCCGTACCATTTGTTAACGTAG
- the nirD gene encoding nitrite reductase small subunit NirD: MTQVLNEQHIYVAQLRELSVGIGKKLTIAGLELALFRQDNDEVLAVENRCPHKGGVLSDGIVSGEHVFCPMHDWKIDLRKGEAVAPDVGCVKTYDVSIIDDGVYLLMD; encoded by the coding sequence ATGACACAAGTATTGAATGAACAACATATTTATGTCGCTCAATTGAGAGAACTATCTGTCGGTATCGGCAAGAAGCTAACCATTGCCGGATTAGAGTTAGCATTATTTCGTCAAGATAATGACGAAGTATTAGCTGTAGAAAATCGTTGTCCTCACAAAGGTGGCGTTTTATCTGATGGAATTGTAAGTGGTGAGCATGTTTTCTGTCCGATGCATGACTGGAAAATTGATTTGAGGAAAGGTGAAGCCGTAGCGCCAGATGTAGGGTGTGTAAAAACCTATGATGTTTCTATCATTGATGATGGCGTGTATCTTTTAATGGACTAA